The following proteins are encoded in a genomic region of Ictalurus punctatus breed USDA103 chromosome 15, Coco_2.0, whole genome shotgun sequence:
- the dhh gene encoding desert hedgehog protein: protein MTPTPRFGLLAAACTCAWLLVHGCGPGPGYGVRSRPRRLTPLVYKQHVPNVSENNLGASGRAEGKITRHSERFNELVCNYNPDIDFKDEERTKADRFMTKRCKDCLNKLAIAVMNQWPGVRLRVTEAWDEDDNHPSGSLHYEGRAVDITTSDRDIKKYGILAQLAVEAGFDWVYYESKYHVHCSVKADHSVAVEKGGCFSASALVTVAEGVQKPMSQLQPGDSVLALSESGGIIFSPVLLFLHLDAEHRSTFLILSTENGHRLTITPNHLIFMAPSLKLYYYEYYASFASQVTRGAYVLIWGIEGRVHPSKIISVSQEERIGVYAPLTEHGNLFVDGVLASSYASIEDQRLAHWAFGPLRFLIGLSQVFMAVNPLTVMMQGAAEVHTISLPHQILSRGHLNVIHNSSGVVHSAMNKMNSTCLKEHHSKLYFDCLEGTQAGVHWYARLLCTIAQTFWIL from the exons ATGACGCCGACTCCGCGCTTTGGCCTGCTGGCGGCGGCGTGCACCTGCGCGTGGCTGCTGGTGCACGGCTGTGGGCCCGGTCCGGGATACGGCGTTCGCTCAAGGCCGCGCAGGCTCACACCGCTGGTCTACAAGCAGCACGTGCCCAACGTCTCCGAAAACAACCTGGGCGCGAGCGGCCGGGCCGAAGGAAAGATAACGCGCCACTCGGAGCGCTTCAACGAGCTAGTGTGCAACTACAACCCTGACATTGACTTCAAAGACGAGGAGCGCACTAAAGCGGACCGGTTCATGACCAAG CGCTGTAAGGATTGCCTAAATAAACTGGCCATTGCAGTTATGAACCAATGGCCAGGTGTTCGACTACGTGTGACCGAGGCCTGGGACGAGGACGATAATCATCCATCTGGCTCTCTGCATTATGAGGGCCGTGCCGTGGACATAACCACCTCAGACAGGGACATAAAAAAGTATGGCATCCTTGCTCAGTTGGCCGTCGAGGCTGGGTTTGACTGGGTGTACTATGAGTCCAAGTATCACGTGCACTGTTCAGTCAAAGCTG ATCACTCTGTTGCGGTGGAGAAAGGAGGCTGTTTCTCAGCTTCAGCACTCGTGACTGTGGCTGAAGGAGTGCAAAAGCCTATGTCTCAACTGCAGCCTGGAGACTCAGTGCTTGCTTTGTCTGAATCTGGTGGCATAATCTTCAGCCCTGTCCTCCTGTTCCTACATTTGGACGCGGAGCACAGGTCCACTTTCTTGATTCTCAGCACAGAaaatgggcacagactcacaaTTACACCCAATCACCTCATCTTCATGGCTCCCAGCCTCAAGTTATACTACTATGAGTACTATGCTAGCTTTGCTAGTCAAGTGACAAGGGGAGCCTATGTACTAATTTGGGGAATAGAGGGTCGTGTGCATCCTTCCAAAATAATTTCTGTCTCACAGGAAGAAAGAATTGGGGTTTATGCTCCATTGACAGAACATGGCAACCTGTTTGTGGATGGTGTTCTGGCATCCAGTTATGCATCTATAGAGGATCAGAGGCTGGCACACTGGGCATTTGGGCCACTTCGCTTCCTGATTGGACTGTCACAAGTATTCATGGCGGTGAATCCACTAACAGTGATGATGCAAGGTGCTGCTGAGGTTCACACAATCAGTCTGCCTCACCAAATTCTTTCCAGAGGACATTTGAATGTGATACATAACAGTTCAGGTGTAGTTCACAGTGcaatgaacaaaatgaacagCACATGTTTAAAAGAACATCATTCTAAGCTATATTTTGATTGTCTGGAGGGCACACAAGCAGGGGTTCACTGGTATGCAAGGCTGCTATGTACGATTGCTCAGACTTTCTGGATTTTGTGA